DNA sequence from the Microtus ochrogaster isolate Prairie Vole_2 chromosome 2, MicOch1.0, whole genome shotgun sequence genome:
TTAGAATCTACAGCAGATGTTGGGGTCCTGTATAACTAAAGCTTGGTGGTTTTTTAGTATTCACTTCCTAAGCCCTTTTTATAGGTAGACTTGACTTCTTAAGTCTGTAAACAGTCttgttaaaattactttatttttggttttttgagacagggtttttctgtggttttggaactagctcttctagaccaggctggcctcaaactcacagagatccggctgcctctgccacccaagttctgggattaaaggcatacgctagcactgcctggctttaaaatCATTCTTATAATAGCCTTTAtagacttatttttatatatgtgaatgtttgtTTGCATGCGTCTACATGCACCGTGCGTGTGCAGAAGTCAAGAGGTAATGTCAGGGCCCTGGcactggaattagaggtggttgtgagccaccacatgctggaaactgaacctgggtctgctgccagagcaaccagtgttcttactggatgagccatctctagccctaCAATCACTTTAAAAGTGCCATCTGACTCCTGAAGAGAACCATTCTTCCTGaaaattgaataattttttttgtcctttttcagTAGCAAAAGAGAACATGATTTGTGATACAAGGTTAAAACAATTTATAACCTGGAAAGCAATGTTTATTTCGTGTAATTGGCATGAATTAATTTGAGTATAAAATTTAAGAGCTCTGTGACCAagaggccaggcatagtggtacataccTAATCATAGCACCAGGGTATAGCAGGACTACACAGCAATCTGTctcaaacacatatataatacacacacagagaaagaaaagttctttgactttaatttacatttccaaaAGTTATTGAATAAGGTTCATCAACCAGTCTTTGCTTTGTAGgaagaaattcaaaagaaaagaacccGCCGCGCAGTCAAATTCCAGCGGGCCATCACTGGTGCATCCCTTGCTGATATAATGGCCAAGAGGAATCAGAAACCAGAAGTTAGGAAAGCCCAGCGAGAGCAGGCCATCAGGTGAGGAATGCTTCACTCTGACACTGCAGCTATTGGGTGACCAGATGTTTTTCTACTGTGGGAACCTAGTTTCATGGGACTGTCAGTTTCAGAAGCATAATGCAGGCCTATACTCTATGATTTGTTAAACCTCAGTACGCACAATTTCTTATGTTAAGCAGACTTGGGTAATGGAATTTATTGACAACTCTTGGgatctgctttttgttgggctcTTTGCCAAGCTCTCTAGTGAAGCCCCACTAGCCTTGGGTTTAAGATCTTCCTGTCTTGGTCTCAAAGGTTGTACAATTGAGCTGGCTCTGGATAATGGGTTTCATTCATAGATAATGGAGAAGGAACATATGATAATGAGTCTACTTGTCCAAAACTCAAGCTCCTTACCAGGAGCTTTAAGTTGTGTTCTTAAAGAGTAAAGTCTTTGGCTTAATGTTGCTTATGACACTCACTACAGGGCTGCCAAGGAAGCAAAAAAGGCTAAGCAGGCATCCAAGAAGACCGCAATGGCTGCTGCCAAGGTAACTGGGCTCTTCTTGGGTTTCTTACAATAGGAAAGAAACTTCATCTTTAATACAAGGGTTAGTAAATGACAGGTGCAAGTTTCTATTGGAAATGGTTGTAGCTAATTTCCAAGTCAGTGGTTATATCTCAGGTTTCTAGTGAGTCTTAATTTTAGGTGccttaaaaaagggaaaataagatgatttttgtttggtttttggtgggtttctgttttttgagatgtGTTGCTATAACTGAGGCTGGCCTGAACAAGACTTGCCTTAATTTAAGGATGGATAGTCCTGCTGCCTAGATGGATTGTGGATATGGCCCCTTGTACCCTCTTGACTTTTGTGTTTTGAAGTAATTTTACACTTTGAATAACTGTACAATAAGTTTGCCCAGCTTTTTCTAGTGGTTAAAAAATGTAAAGCCATTAAgttaaaaaacagttttttattcttttttttttttggttcttcgagacagggtttccctgtggttttggagcctgtcctggaactagctcttgtagaccaggctggtctcgaactcacagagacccgcccgGCCAGTTTTTTATTCTTGAGTGGGCAAGATGGCTCTGCCAGTAAacgcacttgctgccaaacctaatTTAGCCCTGGGTACAcaaggtgaaaggaaagaaccaacacTGAGTTGTACTGACTTGCATACGTGTCATGCAAGACCCTGAGCCTCAAGCGtaataaaaatgcttaaaaatgatCATTCTGGGTCAACaatatgactcagtgggtaaagtaggAGAGCTAATTTCCCCACACGTCTGTGAGCTCTACATGTGTTGTGCTGTGGTGTGTCCCACCCAAGAGAAATTAAATGCATCATACTTAAATGACTGTAGTATGAGACTACAGCaagtcccagcacttgtgaagagtggagacaggaacagttcaaagccagcctgaagaTCCTTCAAAAATAACCCAAACTTTGTTATAATTCAGGGCCCCATACTACATagtccaagaggagtctgggagttgtagtttttcaaaagaacaacaacattGTATCATCTTACTTCCCAACCTGTAATATTATTACATGGTGGAAAGGAACTTTAAATATGGGTTACTGTGAAGTTGGTAATGATGCAGTTAAATTACTAAGACAGTGAGGGTATGTAAAGAATCTCGACCATGAGGACAAAGTGACAAGATTCCATGGAATAATGCCCTGTTGTCTTTTTACAGGCCCCCACAAAAGCAGCACCTAAACAAAAGATTGTGAAGCCTGTGAAGGTCTCTGCTCCCCGAGTTGGTGGAAAACGCTAACTTGGTAGATCAGAGTTCTGAATAAAGTCCATTTCAAACTCTAGGTggtgttggattttcttttccctttcataaAACATGTTGTATGGGGGGAGGGTGGCTTAGCCACAGACTGTATGTTTAGGTTGCCTGAGTTCCTAACGTTCAATCTCCTGGCCATGCTCTCTGTTACACACTTttaaactcaggaggcagggacaagtggatctctgagttccaggacagccagaactacataatgagatgtctggaaaactaaattttttttatcttcgCAATAATGCCTAATAAAACATTAGTGGAagagatggcaaaaaaaaattatatgggTGTGAGCTGTGTGTGGAGCACAGCTatgatcccagcatgtgggagacatGAAACCTCTTACTTTGCGTATTTTGTcttgttattttgaggcagggtttctctgtcctggatcCTGCTTGTagacaggctgacctctaactcaaaagatccacctgcctttgcctcccaattcctaggattaaaggcatgcaccaccatcacctggctccaTGAAACTTCCTAACTCACTATCCCTCCCCCCGCCCGAATGTAGGGTTTCcttgcagtgctagggatcaaacccagtcAATTGCATATGGGGAAGCATTAAAGGCATATTACTTTACATATTCCAGGCATATTACATTACAAAGCTTTCAGTTGTTGGCAGTATTTTGTTAATCTAGATTGGTTAAATTCACTACCTTTGTTAGTCAAAGAATTATATTGGGTTTGCCTTCAATTGACTAGTGCTTCAGCTGTCCTTGGCTCTAAGGAGTTTAAGATTAATCTGTTCCTATGATGAGCAGTGAAAACTACTGCTGGAAGGTCCAGAATGTCTTACTCTCGGGGCTATATATAGCAGTGCACCAATACATCCAGCTGTTGTTGATATGTCTGGCTCTGGCCGTCCTCGGTTCCCAGTTCACCTACTACTACCTCCTGGGTGTTAGGATTTAAAGtcaggtgccaccacacccacctgtgTTCTTTTGAGAATGGTTAAGAGTCATACTGCCTACTCTAGCCTCCAGCTCAGTAATTTT
Encoded proteins:
- the Rpl24 gene encoding 60S ribosomal protein L24, whose translation is MKVELCSFSGYKIYPGHGRRYARTDGKVFQFLNAKCESAFLSKRNPRQINWTVLYRRKHKKGQSEEIQKKRTRRAVKFQRAITGASLADIMAKRNQKPEVRKAQREQAIRAAKEAKKAKQASKKTAMAAAKAPTKAAPKQKIVKPVKVSAPRVGGKR